In one window of Vibrio sp. JC009 DNA:
- a CDS encoding DUF5062 family protein yields the protein MSKSTKLLNEDKLVKKALEVGFKLAKMQGFDLPTSSQPIKIKAVYLFLVEVKQITPLPEDKLDGANIKKRLAIWMHNALPDDDPLK from the coding sequence ATGTCGAAATCTACAAAGCTCCTCAACGAAGATAAGCTGGTTAAAAAGGCATTAGAAGTCGGTTTCAAGTTGGCAAAAATGCAGGGATTCGACTTACCTACTTCCTCCCAACCAATAAAAATTAAGGCCGTATATCTGTTTTTGGTCGAAGTGAAACAAATCACCCCTCTGCCCGAAGATAAGCTGGACGGAGCAAATATAAAAAAACGCCTGGCAATATGGATGCACAACGCGCTGCCTGATGATGATCCGTTAAAATAA
- the sdhC gene encoding succinate dehydrogenase cytochrome b556 subunit — protein MSKPVKESKSRPVNLDLQTIRFPITAIASILHRVSGVITFVAVGILLWLLSLSLSSPVGFSQAADLVDNFFVKLILWGIVTALAYHIVGGIRHLIMDSGRYEDLESGEMTAKVSFGATVVLSLLGGILVW, from the coding sequence GTGAGCAAGCCCGTGAAAGAAAGTAAGTCAAGACCTGTAAATCTGGATCTGCAGACCATACGCTTTCCGATTACTGCAATTGCATCCATCCTGCACCGAGTGTCCGGGGTGATCACTTTTGTAGCTGTCGGGATTCTGCTTTGGCTGCTGTCCCTCTCCCTCTCTTCCCCTGTCGGCTTTTCTCAGGCTGCGGATTTAGTGGACAACTTTTTTGTGAAACTAATTCTGTGGGGGATTGTAACCGCACTTGCCTATCATATCGTTGGTGGTATCCGGCATCTGATAATGGACTCAGGCCGTTATGAAGATCTGGAATCCGGCGAGATGACCGCTAAGGTTTCGTTTGGCGCGACAGTGGTTCTGTCATTACTCGGAGGTATCCTGGTATGGTAA
- a CDS encoding Nif3-like dinuclear metal center hexameric protein, whose amino-acid sequence MNNLQLETLLNQKLSPELIKDYCPNGLQIEGKEEVRKIVTGVTASKALIEKAIEHKADAILVHHGYFWKGEAEPIRGMKGARIKALIQNDINMYAYHLPLDIHPELGNNVKLAELLDIKIEGGLEPTPQSVALHGSLAEPIMADELASRITTALDREPLYIAPEFDKPIKKVGWCTGGGQDYIELAAQQGLDAFISGEISERTTHIARELGIHYFSAGHHATERYGVKALGEWLAKEHGVYVEFVDVGNPV is encoded by the coding sequence ATGAACAACTTGCAATTAGAAACACTGCTAAATCAGAAGCTTTCCCCTGAGTTAATTAAAGATTACTGTCCTAATGGCCTGCAGATAGAGGGCAAGGAAGAGGTCAGAAAAATCGTTACAGGAGTAACTGCTTCCAAAGCCTTGATAGAGAAAGCTATTGAACACAAAGCAGATGCGATTCTGGTTCATCACGGTTATTTCTGGAAAGGCGAAGCAGAGCCTATTCGCGGTATGAAGGGGGCAAGAATTAAGGCTCTGATACAAAACGATATCAATATGTACGCGTATCATCTTCCTCTGGATATTCACCCTGAGCTGGGTAACAACGTCAAACTGGCAGAATTGCTGGATATCAAAATAGAAGGCGGACTGGAGCCGACACCTCAGTCAGTTGCACTTCACGGTTCACTGGCAGAACCTATTATGGCCGATGAGCTGGCCAGCCGGATCACCACAGCGCTGGATCGCGAGCCGTTATACATTGCTCCTGAATTCGATAAACCAATCAAAAAAGTAGGCTGGTGCACTGGCGGCGGTCAGGATTATATTGAACTCGCCGCACAACAGGGCCTGGATGCCTTTATCTCCGGCGAGATTTCAGAAAGAACTACACACATAGCCCGCGAGCTGGGTATTCATTACTTTAGCGCAGGGCATCATGCAACCGAACGTTACGGTGTTAAAGCGCTGGGGGAATGGCTGGCGAAAGAGCATGGGGTTTATGTGGAGTTTGTGGATGTGGGGAATCCGGTTTAA
- the fldA gene encoding flavodoxin FldA, protein MASVGLFFGSDTGNTEAVAKMIQKQLSSKLVQVQDIAKSSKEDVDNFDLLILGIPTWYYGEAQCDWDDFFPELEAIDFSTKLVAIFGCGDQEDYAEYFCDAMGDIRDIVENKGGTILGNWPTEGYEFEASKALVDDSTFVGLCIDEDRQPELTEERVNKWVNQIYDEMCLAELED, encoded by the coding sequence ATGGCAAGCGTAGGTCTCTTCTTTGGCAGCGACACAGGCAATACAGAAGCTGTCGCAAAGATGATCCAAAAACAACTAAGCAGTAAATTAGTACAGGTGCAGGATATTGCAAAAAGCAGCAAAGAAGATGTAGATAACTTCGATCTTCTTATCCTGGGTATCCCAACCTGGTACTACGGCGAAGCTCAGTGTGACTGGGATGATTTCTTCCCTGAACTGGAAGCAATTGATTTTTCAACAAAGCTTGTTGCTATTTTTGGCTGTGGTGATCAGGAAGACTACGCTGAGTACTTCTGTGATGCGATGGGTGATATCCGTGACATCGTAGAAAACAAAGGCGGTACCATTCTGGGTAACTGGCCTACTGAAGGTTATGAATTCGAAGCTTCTAAGGCACTGGTTGATGACAGCACTTTTGTTGGTCTGTGCATCGACGAAGACCGCCAGCCGGAACTGACAGAAGAGCGTGTAAACAAGTGGGTTAACCAGATCTACGACGAAATGTGCCTGGCTGAACTGGAAGACTAA
- the sdhD gene encoding succinate dehydrogenase, hydrophobic membrane anchor protein yields the protein MVRHVSSVGRNGVHDFLLIRATAIILTLYTIYLVGFFTFNDIDYNIWMAFFSGTFTRAFSMLALTSILIHGWIGLWQVLTDYVKPTLLRGALQLVIVAVLLIYFFSGLFILWGA from the coding sequence ATGGTAAGACATGTCTCCTCTGTTGGACGAAATGGTGTGCACGATTTCCTGCTGATTCGTGCCACTGCGATTATTTTAACTCTGTACACCATCTATTTAGTCGGTTTTTTTACCTTTAATGATATCGATTACAATATCTGGATGGCATTTTTCTCCGGCACCTTTACCAGAGCATTTTCAATGCTGGCACTGACCTCAATCCTTATCCATGGCTGGATAGGCTTGTGGCAGGTACTGACCGATTACGTTAAGCCCACCTTGTTACGTGGTGCCTTACAGTTGGTTATTGTGGCTGTTTTGTTGATCTACTTCTTCTCTGGTCTGTTTATATTGTGGGGTGCTTAA
- the seqA gene encoding replication initiation negative regulator SeqA — MKTIEVDEDLYRYIASQTEHIGESASDILRRLLGFSAVGEPVTQKVAPSEPEEVVPVAQEKQPEPQVGIVVSKDAGKETSIDGVKEMRSLLISDEFAGSKKAIDRFMLVLSSLYRVDGESFAEATQVKGRTRVYFADNEQVLLESGKTTKPKAIPATPFWVITNTNTNRKRQMVDQLMTRMGFQADLIEKVCAAI, encoded by the coding sequence ATGAAGACAATTGAGGTTGATGAGGATCTTTACCGTTACATTGCCAGCCAAACCGAACATATTGGTGAGAGTGCTTCCGATATTCTGAGAAGACTACTGGGCTTTAGCGCAGTTGGTGAGCCGGTGACACAAAAGGTCGCCCCGTCAGAACCAGAAGAAGTAGTTCCTGTCGCGCAAGAAAAGCAGCCAGAACCGCAAGTTGGTATCGTAGTAAGTAAAGATGCAGGTAAAGAGACCAGTATCGATGGCGTGAAAGAGATGCGTTCTCTGCTGATTTCTGATGAGTTTGCGGGAAGCAAAAAAGCCATTGACCGATTTATGCTGGTGCTTTCATCTCTGTACAGAGTTGACGGCGAAAGTTTTGCTGAAGCGACTCAGGTGAAAGGCCGTACCCGCGTCTACTTTGCAGACAATGAGCAGGTGCTGCTTGAAAGCGGTAAGACCACAAAACCTAAGGCAATTCCGGCAACGCCATTCTGGGTAATTACCAATACAAATACCAATCGAAAACGCCAAATGGTGGATCAATTGATGACCAGAATGGGTTTTCAGGCTGATTTAATTGAAAAAGTGTGTGCTGCAATATAA
- the glnS gene encoding glutamine--tRNA ligase — translation MSEAEARPSNFIRQIIDKDLADGTHTSVHTRFPPEPNGYLHIGHAKSICLNFGIAQDYQGQCNLRFDDTNPEKEDVEYVESIKNDVHWLGFEWSDEICYSSNYFDKLYDYAVELINKGLAYVEELSPEQIREYRGTLKEPGKHSPYRDRSVEENLALFEKMRAGEFEEGKACLRAKIDMASPFMVMRDPVLYRVRFAEHHQTGDKWCIYPMYDFTHCISDALEGITHSICTLEFQDNRRLYDWVLDNITIDCQPRQYEFSRLNLEYTVMSKRKLNQLVTDNLVNGWDDPRMPTISGLRRRGFTPASIREFCKRIGVTKQENMIEFGSLESCIRDDLNENAARAMAVLEPVKIVIENFAEGEVETLNIANHPNKPEMGTREVPFSREIWIEREDFREEANKKYKRLVLGKEVRLRGAYVIKAERIEKDAEGNITTIFCTYDADTLGKNPADGRKVKGVIHWVSADKGVPAEIRLYDRLFTVPNPAAAEDFTSVINPESLVVMNGFVEPSLKEAQAEVGYQFERTGYFCSDVKDSQPEALVFNRTVGLRDTWAKIEAN, via the coding sequence ATGAGTGAAGCTGAGGCTAGACCATCGAATTTTATCCGCCAGATTATTGATAAAGACCTGGCTGATGGTACACATACCAGCGTGCATACTCGATTCCCGCCGGAGCCAAATGGCTACCTGCATATCGGTCACGCTAAATCTATCTGTTTAAACTTTGGAATTGCTCAGGACTATCAGGGACAATGTAATCTGCGTTTTGATGATACAAACCCTGAAAAAGAAGATGTCGAGTACGTTGAGTCGATTAAAAACGATGTGCACTGGTTGGGCTTTGAGTGGTCGGATGAAATTTGCTATTCATCTAACTACTTCGACAAGCTATATGATTATGCAGTTGAATTAATTAACAAAGGCTTAGCGTATGTTGAAGAGCTAAGTCCAGAGCAAATTCGTGAATACCGCGGTACGCTAAAAGAGCCGGGTAAGCACAGCCCATACCGTGACCGTAGTGTTGAAGAGAACCTGGCGCTGTTTGAAAAGATGCGCGCAGGTGAGTTCGAAGAGGGTAAAGCCTGTCTTCGCGCCAAGATCGATATGGCGTCACCCTTTATGGTTATGCGTGATCCGGTGCTTTACCGTGTCCGTTTTGCTGAGCACCATCAGACAGGTGACAAGTGGTGCATCTACCCGATGTACGACTTTACTCACTGTATTTCCGATGCGCTGGAAGGCATTACCCACTCTATCTGTACGCTGGAGTTCCAGGATAACCGTCGTCTGTACGACTGGGTTCTGGATAATATCACTATCGATTGCCAGCCTCGTCAGTACGAGTTCAGCCGCCTGAATCTTGAATACACAGTGATGTCTAAGCGTAAGCTAAACCAGCTTGTGACTGACAACCTGGTTAACGGCTGGGATGACCCTCGTATGCCGACCATTTCAGGCCTGCGTCGCCGTGGCTTTACTCCTGCTTCTATCCGTGAGTTCTGTAAGCGTATTGGTGTAACCAAGCAGGAAAACATGATCGAGTTTGGATCTCTTGAATCCTGTATCCGTGACGATCTGAACGAGAATGCTGCGCGTGCAATGGCGGTTCTTGAGCCGGTGAAAATCGTGATTGAAAACTTCGCTGAAGGTGAAGTTGAGACACTAAACATCGCAAACCACCCGAACAAGCCAGAAATGGGTACCCGTGAAGTGCCGTTCAGCCGTGAAATCTGGATTGAACGCGAAGACTTCCGCGAAGAAGCGAACAAGAAATACAAGCGTCTGGTACTTGGAAAAGAAGTTCGTCTGCGTGGTGCTTATGTGATTAAGGCTGAGCGTATTGAAAAAGACGCTGAAGGCAATATCACCACTATCTTCTGTACTTATGATGCGGATACTCTGGGCAAAAACCCGGCTGACGGCCGTAAAGTAAAAGGTGTAATCCACTGGGTTTCAGCGGATAAAGGTGTTCCGGCTGAAATTCGTCTGTATGACCGCCTGTTCACTGTGCCAAACCCGGCAGCAGCAGAAGACTTTACTTCAGTAATCAACCCTGAATCTCTGGTTGTAATGAATGGCTTTGTTGAGCCAAGCCTGAAAGAAGCACAAGCAGAAGTGGGTTATCAGTTTGAGCGTACAGGTTACTTCTGTTCGGATGTTAAAGACTCTCAGCCTGAGGCGCTGGTGTTTAACCGTACTGTCGGTCTGCGTGATACCTGGGCGAAGATCGAAGCTAATTAA
- the fur gene encoding ferric iron uptake transcriptional regulator, with protein sequence MSDNNKALKDAGLKVTLPRLKILEILQQPSCQHISAEELYKKLIDLGEEIGLATVYRVLNQFDDAGIVTRHHFEGGKSVFELATQHHHDHLVCLDCGTVIEFSDEMIEKRQKEIALEHNIELTNHSLYLYGNCVGGKCKEDPKAHDKK encoded by the coding sequence ATGTCAGACAACAATAAAGCACTAAAGGACGCAGGACTAAAAGTTACCCTGCCCCGGCTAAAGATTTTAGAAATTCTGCAACAGCCAAGTTGCCAGCATATCAGTGCTGAAGAATTGTATAAAAAGTTGATCGATCTTGGGGAAGAGATCGGCCTGGCGACAGTATACCGTGTACTAAACCAGTTTGATGATGCCGGCATCGTCACCCGTCACCACTTTGAGGGTGGAAAATCTGTATTCGAACTGGCAACTCAGCACCACCACGATCACCTGGTTTGTCTGGACTGCGGCACAGTAATCGAATTTTCTGACGAAATGATCGAAAAGCGCCAGAAAGAGATCGCCCTTGAGCACAATATTGAGCTAACCAACCACAGCCTGTACCTTTACGGCAACTGTGTTGGCGGCAAGTGCAAAGAAGACCCTAAGGCACACGATAAGAAATAA
- a CDS encoding citrate synthase encodes MADKKATLHVEGKAPIELPIMDGTLGPEVIDVRKLGANGYFTFDPGFLATASCESQITFIDGGKGVLLHRGFPIDQLANNADYLEVCYILLYGEAPNRKEYDEFKKIVTRHTMVHEQIASFFHGFRRDAHPMAIMVGVVGALAAFYHDSLDINNDSHREIAAFRLLSKMPTLAAMCYKYSIGQPFIYPRNDLSYAENFLHMMFANPCEEYEVNPVIARAMDKIFTLHADHEQNASTSTVRLAGSSGANPFACISAGIASLWGPAHGGANEACLKMLEEIGDVDKIPEYVARAKDKDDPFRLMGFGHRVYRNYDPRATVMREACHEVLKELNIEDPLLAVAMELERIALSDEYFVEKKLYPNVDFYSGIILKAIGIPVSMFTVIFALSRTVGWIAHWSEMHSSPDNRIGRPRQLYTGQPMRDFKPLHERE; translated from the coding sequence ATGGCAGATAAGAAAGCGACCCTTCATGTAGAAGGTAAAGCTCCAATCGAGCTGCCAATTATGGACGGAACATTAGGTCCGGAAGTAATTGACGTTCGTAAACTGGGTGCCAATGGTTACTTTACTTTTGACCCTGGTTTTCTTGCCACTGCATCTTGTGAATCCCAAATCACTTTTATCGACGGCGGAAAAGGTGTCTTGCTGCACCGTGGTTTCCCTATCGACCAACTTGCTAATAATGCGGATTATCTGGAAGTTTGCTATATCCTGCTTTATGGAGAAGCTCCAAACCGCAAAGAGTACGACGAGTTCAAGAAAATTGTTACGCGCCACACCATGGTTCATGAGCAGATTGCCAGCTTCTTCCATGGCTTCCGTCGTGACGCACACCCAATGGCGATTATGGTGGGGGTTGTAGGTGCCCTTGCAGCTTTCTATCACGATTCTCTGGATATCAATAACGATAGCCACCGTGAGATCGCAGCATTCCGCCTGTTGTCTAAAATGCCGACTCTGGCTGCAATGTGTTACAAATATTCCATTGGCCAGCCGTTTATCTATCCTAGAAACGACCTTAGCTACGCGGAAAACTTCCTTCACATGATGTTTGCTAACCCATGTGAAGAGTACGAAGTCAACCCGGTTATTGCTCGCGCTATGGATAAGATCTTTACCCTTCATGCCGACCATGAACAGAATGCTTCAACTTCAACTGTTCGTCTTGCAGGCTCTTCGGGCGCTAACCCGTTCGCCTGTATCTCTGCCGGTATCGCGTCTCTTTGGGGGCCTGCACACGGCGGTGCAAACGAAGCCTGTCTGAAGATGCTGGAAGAGATCGGTGATGTTGATAAGATCCCTGAGTACGTTGCACGTGCAAAAGACAAGGATGACCCGTTCCGTCTAATGGGCTTCGGTCACCGTGTTTACAGAAACTACGACCCGCGCGCAACCGTAATGCGCGAAGCGTGTCACGAAGTTCTGAAAGAGCTGAATATCGAAGATCCGCTACTGGCAGTAGCCATGGAACTTGAGCGTATCGCACTTTCCGATGAATACTTCGTTGAGAAGAAACTGTACCCGAACGTAGACTTCTACTCAGGTATCATCCTGAAAGCTATCGGTATCCCGGTTTCCATGTTCACCGTAATCTTCGCCCTATCACGCACAGTAGGCTGGATAGCCCACTGGAGCGAAATGCACAGCAGCCCGGACAACCGCATCGGCCGCCCACGTCAGCTTTATACTGGTCAGCCAATGAGGGATTTTAAGCCGTTGCATGAGCGCGAGTAG
- a CDS encoding alpha/beta fold hydrolase, with the protein MSERLNYTLQGEGQTIVLIHGLFGSLDNLGRLARDLSSDYQVLSVDLRNHGHSFHSDVHTYDVMAEDLHKIIDSLKLSGIHIIGHSMGGKVAMKYAADHPENLAGLTVMDMAPVNYPQNRHDNVFAGLAAVLAEKPAHRSEALAVLAQHVEIEGVRQFLGKSLYKTEGYFTWRFNVAAIKENYRNILGWAPVPECTIPTLFLKGANSDYLLPEYQNLIRDQFPNSKAHIIANTGHWLHAEKPQEVIRAIRRFIINNSNSQ; encoded by the coding sequence ATGTCTGAACGTCTAAATTACACACTACAGGGAGAGGGACAGACCATAGTGCTTATTCACGGTCTGTTTGGCAGTCTGGATAACCTTGGCAGGCTTGCCAGAGACTTATCTTCTGACTATCAGGTACTTAGTGTTGATTTGAGAAATCACGGCCACTCTTTCCACTCGGACGTGCATACCTATGATGTGATGGCAGAAGATCTGCATAAGATCATTGACTCTCTGAAGCTATCCGGTATCCATATTATCGGCCACTCCATGGGCGGAAAGGTTGCCATGAAATATGCCGCAGACCACCCTGAAAATTTAGCCGGTCTTACTGTTATGGATATGGCTCCGGTTAATTATCCGCAAAACAGACATGATAATGTTTTTGCCGGGCTGGCAGCGGTTTTGGCAGAAAAGCCTGCCCACCGCTCAGAAGCACTGGCTGTTTTGGCTCAGCATGTGGAAATTGAGGGCGTAAGACAGTTTTTAGGCAAGTCTCTTTATAAAACCGAAGGCTATTTTACCTGGCGCTTCAATGTGGCAGCCATAAAGGAAAACTACCGCAATATCCTCGGCTGGGCTCCCGTACCTGAGTGCACCATTCCGACTCTTTTCCTCAAAGGTGCAAACTCAGATTACCTTCTGCCGGAATATCAAAATTTGATAAGAGACCAGTTCCCTAATTCTAAAGCCCATATAATAGCGAATACCGGGCACTGGCTGCATGCTGAAAAGCCACAGGAAGTCATAAGAGCAATCAGAAGATTTATCATCAACAATTCTAATTCTCAATGA
- the pgm gene encoding phosphoglucomutase (alpha-D-glucose-1,6-bisphosphate-dependent), with product MAMHPRAGQKAQQEDLHNIPALVANYFLLQPDPANPAHKVQFGTSGHRGTADKSSFNETHILAIAQATAEVRAEKGTTGPVFVGKDTHALSEAAIYSVIEVLIANGIEVIVQEDNGYTPTPGVSHAILTYNLKNEAKADGIVITPSHNPPQDGGIKYNPPHGGPAEADLTQAIEDRANELVAAGLEGVKRMPLAEAKASPLLKEMELVQPYVDDLVNVIDMEAIQKAGLKIGVDPLGGSGIEYWRTIAKTYDLDLTLVSEAVDPSFQFMSLDKDGVVRMDCSSPYAMAGLLALKDDYTLAFGNDPDYDRHGIVTPKGLMNPNHYLAVCIDYLYRHREGWASDVAVGKTLVSSALIDRVVADLGRELCEVPVGFKWFVDGLYNGSFGFGGEESAGASFLRKDGTPWSTDKDGIILCLLAAEITAVTGKNPQEYYEELAAKHGESAYNRIQAVANADQKNVLKKMSPEMVSADTLAGETITARLTNAPGNGAAIGGLKVTTENGWFAARPSGTEDIYKIYCESFKGEEHLKMIEKEAQDIVNQVFADAGL from the coding sequence ATGGCTATGCACCCTCGTGCCGGACAAAAGGCACAACAAGAAGATTTACATAATATTCCTGCGCTAGTTGCTAACTACTTCTTACTCCAACCAGATCCGGCTAACCCTGCTCATAAGGTTCAGTTTGGTACTTCTGGTCACCGTGGTACAGCAGACAAATCCTCTTTCAACGAAACACATATTCTGGCGATTGCTCAGGCAACAGCTGAAGTACGTGCAGAAAAGGGTACAACTGGCCCTGTATTTGTTGGTAAAGATACTCATGCTCTTTCAGAAGCAGCAATTTACTCAGTGATTGAAGTTCTGATTGCAAATGGCATTGAAGTGATCGTTCAGGAAGATAACGGCTATACACCAACTCCGGGTGTTTCGCACGCAATCCTGACTTACAACCTGAAAAACGAAGCAAAAGCAGATGGTATTGTCATCACTCCATCTCATAACCCACCACAGGACGGTGGTATCAAGTACAACCCGCCACACGGTGGTCCGGCAGAAGCTGACCTGACTCAGGCAATTGAAGACCGTGCAAATGAGCTGGTTGCTGCAGGCCTTGAAGGCGTTAAGCGTATGCCTCTGGCAGAAGCGAAAGCAAGCCCTCTTCTGAAAGAGATGGAACTGGTTCAGCCATATGTTGATGACCTGGTAAATGTTATCGATATGGAAGCAATCCAGAAAGCGGGTCTGAAAATCGGTGTTGATCCACTAGGTGGCTCTGGTATCGAGTACTGGAGAACTATCGCTAAGACTTACGATCTTGACCTGACGCTGGTAAGTGAAGCTGTTGACCCGTCTTTCCAGTTTATGTCTCTGGATAAAGATGGCGTGGTTCGTATGGACTGTTCTTCTCCTTACGCAATGGCTGGCCTTCTGGCTCTTAAAGATGACTACACTCTGGCATTTGGTAACGACCCTGACTACGACCGCCACGGTATCGTAACGCCTAAGGGCCTGATGAATCCAAACCATTACCTGGCTGTATGTATCGACTACCTGTACCGCCACCGTGAAGGCTGGGCAAGCGATGTTGCTGTTGGTAAGACTCTGGTATCAAGTGCACTTATCGACCGTGTTGTTGCTGACCTTGGCCGCGAGCTATGCGAAGTACCGGTTGGCTTTAAGTGGTTTGTAGACGGTCTTTACAACGGTTCATTTGGTTTCGGTGGTGAAGAGAGTGCGGGTGCATCATTCCTGCGTAAAGACGGTACGCCTTGGTCTACTGATAAAGACGGCATCATCCTGTGTCTTCTTGCAGCAGAAATCACAGCGGTTACCGGTAAGAACCCTCAGGAATACTACGAAGAACTTGCTGCTAAGCACGGCGAATCTGCATACAACCGTATTCAGGCTGTTGCAAATGCTGATCAGAAAAATGTTCTTAAGAAGATGTCTCCTGAAATGGTTTCAGCTGATACGCTTGCAGGCGAGACAATCACTGCTCGTCTTACAAATGCTCCGGGTAACGGCGCAGCTATCGGTGGCCTGAAAGTGACCACTGAAAACGGCTGGTTTGCTGCTCGTCCTTCTGGCACAGAAGATATCTACAAGATCTACTGTGAAAGCTTTAAAGGCGAAGAGCATCTGAAGATGATTGAGAAAGAAGCTCAGGACATCGTTAACCAGGTATTTGCTGACGCTGGCTTATAA
- a CDS encoding IS110 family transposase translates to MKYSTVIAIDLAKSVFQVCKMNFDGKIIFNREMSRKKLLEFLAREKATLVAMESCSTTNYWARYAKEQGHEVKAIAPRRAAAFRQGQKTDANDAIAIAIAATQSQIKSCRIPTVEEQCQQSIVHMRDLLVRQKVSISNQLRSYLLEFGIPITKGDKALREAIPYVLEDADNGLTGQFRACLSQMYEQFINLIEQVEAFTQQLQQSIAQDKVCRRLQALEGVGPVCSVLLKVALGQAEHFSKGREASACLGLTPVQHSSGGKQKIGSIAKKCGHNMLRSALFRGALTVVCKLEKREARTGKEQWLKDLTTRRGKKVAAIALANKTVRTALAMIKSDEEYKPQPLVA, encoded by the coding sequence ATGAAATATTCTACCGTTATTGCTATTGACCTTGCAAAGAGTGTTTTTCAGGTCTGTAAGATGAATTTCGATGGCAAGATTATTTTTAATCGAGAAATGAGCCGTAAGAAACTGCTGGAATTTTTAGCCAGGGAAAAAGCAACACTGGTAGCAATGGAGTCATGCAGTACAACCAACTATTGGGCTCGATATGCTAAAGAGCAAGGGCATGAAGTGAAGGCTATTGCCCCACGTCGGGCAGCTGCATTCAGGCAGGGCCAAAAAACCGATGCCAATGACGCTATTGCCATTGCTATCGCAGCTACGCAATCTCAAATAAAATCCTGTCGCATACCAACCGTTGAAGAGCAGTGTCAGCAATCCATCGTTCATATGCGAGATCTACTGGTTAGGCAGAAGGTAAGTATAAGTAATCAACTGCGTTCCTATTTACTGGAGTTTGGCATTCCGATCACTAAAGGTGATAAAGCATTGAGAGAAGCCATTCCTTATGTTCTTGAGGACGCTGATAACGGATTAACCGGCCAGTTTAGAGCTTGCCTGAGTCAGATGTATGAGCAGTTTATAAATTTGATAGAGCAAGTAGAAGCTTTTACACAACAACTACAGCAGTCAATAGCGCAAGATAAAGTGTGCAGGCGGTTACAAGCTCTGGAGGGGGTTGGCCCAGTATGCTCAGTTTTATTAAAAGTAGCGTTAGGCCAGGCAGAGCATTTTAGTAAGGGTAGAGAAGCTTCAGCTTGTCTGGGGTTAACACCCGTTCAACACAGTAGTGGTGGTAAACAGAAAATAGGTTCTATCGCTAAAAAGTGTGGTCACAACATGTTGCGTAGTGCACTCTTTCGAGGAGCCTTAACAGTTGTGTGTAAACTGGAAAAACGAGAAGCCCGGACAGGAAAAGAGCAATGGCTTAAAGATCTGACCACAAGGCGAGGCAAAAAAGTTGCAGCTATTGCTTTGGCAAATAAAACGGTGAGAACGGCTCTTGCCATGATAAAAAGTGATGAGGAATATAAGCCACAACCACTTGTGGCTTAA
- a CDS encoding DUF2788 domain-containing protein, protein MLYDYIDILESIGLDLLFASVFFLIGMAIKDVLKQGNVPVFGRRIVWLVLFLGCAGFVVKGIIQLSWEGTGLG, encoded by the coding sequence ATGCTTTACGACTACATCGATATTCTGGAATCCATTGGGCTTGATCTTCTTTTCGCCTCTGTCTTTTTTCTGATAGGCATGGCGATAAAAGATGTTCTTAAGCAAGGCAATGTTCCGGTTTTCGGTAGACGAATCGTATGGCTGGTTCTTTTTTTAGGGTGTGCCGGCTTTGTGGTAAAAGGAATTATTCAGCTGAGCTGGGAAGGCACAGGCTTGGGCTAA